Proteins encoded by one window of Brevibacterium atlanticum:
- a CDS encoding ABC transporter transmembrane domain-containing protein, translating to MSGTEDPAGLGRYWLTRWMPVLGQAPNRPPAVEPITVRPGTGPTRFLVGVLFSAKRYTLPAVVLGMLWQAGEAVVPVVMGAAIDEALAEGDVSRLLLWIGVLAVVFIVISLSFRFTAQLSDFATEIVSHRFRITLSRRLLHTSGSTGSAPDAGVVSLMTNDIMRVAGMRLAVYPVAEFSGVVFIAVALLLIHWLLGLIVLVGAPLTVWLMGVLSGRLARDSRVYQTLLATTVGRATDMVTGYRVIKGIRAEAEATERYRETSRETLDGAFRNVAHLGRFLVGSTTVSGAFVAGVAALAAWFAIKGQISVGGLIAAVGLSQALLPPMRMLAMNAVPGWAAAHGSGARILDALTSTEAGGRGNVEEPILDDRDSVAGEMVVRDDGRIPAADGAAGRIDLRVGRRETVAIEAGETVGISADEVCAAKIAEAFLRPGARNDVSLSIDGLDHTSPDFEHRWHEMVIVSPHHATLFSGSVAETIRPPDADVDEGPGRRDLGTAALLAAACDDFISAEETETHQIGEMANQLSGGQRQRLALARAYATDAPVLVLHDPTAAVDSVTEQAISARLREIRRGRTTILIASSPVLLGVCDRVVDLEIPQHERTVSV from the coding sequence GTGAGCGGGACCGAAGACCCGGCGGGCCTGGGCCGCTACTGGCTGACTCGGTGGATGCCTGTCCTCGGTCAGGCCCCGAACCGACCGCCGGCAGTCGAACCCATCACGGTACGACCGGGGACGGGACCGACTCGCTTCCTTGTCGGAGTGCTGTTCTCGGCCAAGCGATACACGCTGCCGGCAGTGGTGCTCGGGATGCTGTGGCAGGCCGGTGAGGCCGTCGTTCCCGTGGTGATGGGGGCGGCGATCGATGAGGCGCTCGCCGAGGGGGACGTCTCCCGTCTCCTCCTGTGGATCGGGGTGCTCGCCGTGGTATTCATCGTCATCTCCTTGTCGTTTCGGTTCACAGCTCAGCTCTCCGACTTCGCCACGGAGATCGTCTCCCACCGGTTCCGGATCACCCTGTCGCGCAGGCTGCTCCACACGTCCGGCTCAACTGGGTCGGCGCCTGATGCCGGCGTGGTCTCGCTGATGACGAACGACATCATGCGCGTCGCAGGCATGCGGCTGGCTGTCTACCCGGTCGCCGAGTTCTCTGGAGTCGTCTTCATTGCGGTTGCGCTCCTGCTCATCCATTGGCTGCTGGGACTGATCGTGCTCGTCGGTGCACCGCTGACGGTCTGGCTCATGGGTGTGCTCAGCGGCCGCCTGGCTCGCGACTCCCGCGTCTACCAGACGCTGCTGGCCACGACCGTGGGACGGGCAACCGACATGGTCACCGGCTACCGCGTGATCAAGGGCATCCGCGCCGAGGCCGAGGCAACCGAACGCTACCGTGAGACCAGCCGGGAGACCCTCGACGGCGCCTTCCGCAACGTCGCCCACCTGGGACGGTTCCTCGTCGGCAGCACGACAGTCAGCGGCGCGTTCGTCGCCGGAGTCGCCGCGTTGGCAGCCTGGTTCGCCATCAAAGGGCAGATCAGCGTGGGCGGCCTCATCGCCGCCGTCGGCCTCTCCCAGGCACTGCTGCCGCCGATGCGGATGCTCGCGATGAATGCCGTGCCCGGCTGGGCGGCCGCGCACGGCTCGGGCGCCCGTATCCTCGATGCTCTCACCAGCACCGAGGCAGGGGGCCGTGGAAATGTCGAGGAACCAATCCTGGACGATCGGGACTCAGTTGCTGGTGAGATGGTGGTCCGGGATGACGGTCGGATCCCGGCCGCTGATGGGGCCGCGGGCCGGATCGACCTGAGGGTCGGGCGGCGAGAGACGGTGGCCATCGAGGCAGGGGAGACCGTGGGGATCAGCGCCGACGAGGTGTGCGCGGCGAAGATTGCCGAGGCGTTCCTCCGTCCCGGGGCGCGTAACGACGTGTCCCTGTCCATCGACGGCCTCGACCACACGAGTCCTGACTTCGAGCACCGGTGGCACGAGATGGTGATCGTCTCCCCGCACCACGCCACGCTGTTCAGCGGATCCGTGGCCGAGACGATCAGACCGCCCGATGCCGATGTTGACGAGGGACCGGGCAGACGCGACCTCGGCACAGCGGCCCTGCTCGCAGCGGCCTGCGATGACTTCATCTCCGCAGAGGAAACGGAGACACATCAGATCGGTGAGATGGCCAACCAGCTCTCGGGAGGACAGCGCCAAAGACTCGCCCTCGCCCGAGCCTATGCCACGGACGCGCCCGTGCTCGTCCTCCACGATCCGACGGCGGCGGTCGACTCCGTGACCGAGCAGGCGATCTCAGCTCGTCTGCGAGAGATCCGGCGTGGTCGCACGACGATCCTCATCGCGTCGTCGCCGGTTCTCCTCGGAGTCTGCGATCGCGTGGTCGACCTCGAAATCCCGCAGCATGAACGGACGGTGTCAGTATGA
- a CDS encoding ABC transporter ATP-binding protein: MSGSDGAPVADRLPVTDGLPVADGRTTWRTVIALSRGRRLTLLAVALLGTVSAAAGLVPPAVIGSLVDRVQDGSADLSSVAWALAIMVLAAFLGALGAAITVVLAARAYHAMLAELRENLVQQALALPQGMVERAGTGDLISRSSDDVSQIADAAPQIIPAFTTVVFTIIVTFAGMTALDPWYGLTVVAVVPVYLCTMRWYLRTGPRVYRAERTAMSGRAQQINESQRGHSTVVGLRLGESRHASVLGASWAVVEHSLRARTVQNMFFGRLNIAEFLGLAAILVIGFLLNRAGLSSVGAATAAMLLFLRLLGPINQLLLVIDTLQSVFASLARMVGVITAEPAGGHVHRSQSAEVRLGGVSFSYDGAEAVIKDLDLQIGAGERVAIVGSSGAGKTTVAALIAGIHEPGSGTVRAPANTALVTQEGHIFAGTLRQNLTLAAPTATDAQIRAALGAVGAGGLLELLPDGLGSAVGQAGRELTFAQAQQVALARVILIDPDLVILDEATAEAGSAQAETLDRAAAAALDGRTGLVIAHRLSQAASCDRIIVLEHGQVVESGRHEDLAIAGGVYERLWNAWSLGLTPDRS, from the coding sequence ATGAGCGGATCCGACGGAGCGCCCGTCGCTGACAGACTGCCCGTCACTGACGGACTACCAGTCGCCGACGGACGCACGACCTGGCGGACGGTGATCGCCCTCAGCCGGGGTCGGCGTCTCACACTGCTCGCGGTCGCACTCCTCGGCACCGTCTCGGCGGCGGCAGGACTCGTCCCTCCGGCGGTGATCGGCAGCCTCGTCGATCGTGTGCAGGACGGAAGTGCGGATCTGTCCTCGGTGGCGTGGGCCTTGGCGATCATGGTCCTCGCTGCTTTCCTCGGTGCCCTGGGTGCCGCGATCACCGTCGTGCTGGCGGCCCGGGCCTATCATGCGATGCTCGCCGAACTGCGCGAGAACCTCGTCCAGCAGGCGCTCGCCCTGCCGCAGGGGATGGTCGAAAGGGCCGGGACGGGTGACCTGATCTCACGGTCGAGCGACGACGTCTCCCAGATCGCCGATGCCGCACCGCAGATCATTCCGGCATTCACGACCGTGGTCTTCACGATCATCGTCACCTTTGCCGGGATGACTGCGCTCGATCCTTGGTACGGGCTCACCGTCGTCGCGGTGGTACCGGTCTACCTGTGCACGATGCGTTGGTATCTGCGTACGGGACCACGGGTGTACCGGGCGGAGCGGACGGCGATGAGCGGTCGTGCTCAGCAGATCAATGAGTCCCAGCGGGGGCATTCCACGGTTGTGGGGCTGCGCCTCGGCGAGAGTCGGCATGCTTCAGTGCTGGGTGCGTCGTGGGCTGTCGTTGAGCACTCTCTGCGGGCGAGGACGGTGCAGAACATGTTCTTCGGTCGGCTCAACATCGCCGAGTTTCTCGGGCTCGCGGCGATCCTCGTGATCGGCTTTCTGCTCAATCGTGCCGGACTGTCCAGTGTAGGTGCGGCGACTGCGGCGATGCTGCTGTTCCTCCGGCTGCTCGGGCCGATCAATCAGCTTCTCCTCGTCATCGACACCCTCCAGTCCGTATTCGCCTCCCTGGCCCGCATGGTCGGTGTCATCACAGCTGAGCCGGCCGGAGGGCATGTGCACCGGTCGCAGTCCGCGGAGGTCCGCCTCGGTGGGGTGAGCTTCAGCTATGACGGCGCCGAGGCGGTCATCAAGGATCTCGATCTGCAGATCGGTGCTGGTGAGCGAGTCGCGATCGTCGGTTCTTCGGGAGCGGGGAAGACGACTGTGGCGGCCCTCATCGCGGGCATCCATGAGCCCGGATCCGGCACGGTGAGGGCACCTGCGAACACGGCGCTGGTCACTCAGGAGGGGCACATCTTCGCCGGAACCCTGCGGCAGAACCTCACGCTGGCTGCGCCCACTGCGACGGATGCGCAGATCCGGGCTGCGCTCGGAGCCGTCGGGGCCGGTGGGCTGCTCGAACTGCTGCCTGACGGGTTGGGGTCCGCCGTCGGCCAGGCGGGCCGGGAGCTGACCTTCGCTCAGGCTCAGCAGGTGGCTCTTGCTCGCGTCATTCTCATCGACCCGGACCTTGTGATCCTCGACGAGGCGACCGCCGAGGCTGGTTCGGCCCAGGCCGAAACGCTCGACCGTGCGGCCGCGGCGGCTCTCGATGGGAGAACCGGGCTCGTCATCGCCCACCGGCTCTCACAGGCAGCTTCCTGCGATCGGATAATCGTCCTCGAGCACGGACAGGTCGTCGAGTCCGGACGGCATGAGGATCTCGCCATCGCGGGTGGGGTCTACGAGCGCTTGTGGAATG